The proteins below are encoded in one region of Peribacillus muralis:
- a CDS encoding YqxA family protein, producing the protein MVRFWLKCAGIVLVLFLGVLIGMQQANDGMKKMKGYEDPSLNSAFIINQSDQGEMEADILGQKVTSHDLETKKERLEEMKAFNFFSSIGKTLGDTISGAFQALIDMI; encoded by the coding sequence ATGGTTCGATTTTGGTTGAAATGTGCAGGGATTGTACTCGTATTATTTTTAGGCGTTCTGATTGGGATGCAGCAGGCGAATGACGGGATGAAGAAAATGAAGGGGTATGAAGATCCTTCTTTAAATAGTGCATTCATCATCAACCAATCAGACCAAGGGGAGATGGAGGCCGATATCCTTGGCCAAAAAGTAACGAGCCATGATTTGGAGACGAAAAAAGAAAGGCTTGAAGAAATGAAAGCCTTCAATTTTTTCTCCTCGATCGGTAAAACGCTTGGTGACACCATCTCAGGGGCCTTTCAGGCGCTTATTGACATGATTTAG
- the spoIIP gene encoding stage II sporulation protein P: MKRRNSPGIITAIHGTTIIKTFLGILALLLFVFSISGVMTSLKPEYRISSDSVHTVANQFSGKMLFSMMANENQYFFNALPEGKKESVITDQLIKVSTNISLEDPRSLLGRELPGFSIFDNEILVAGEGTNYTNMPYESSPPVDVLNEDRDASLQNLDEIEEPEKGDANQPNQTTNGRKVVEIYHSHNRESYLPYLKGVTNPNLAYHSQINITKLGERMSKDLADKGIGSSLDKTDIMGNLNNKGLNYNKSYQESRKSVQTALATNKDLEYLIDIHRDSKRKKYTTITINGKQYAKIAFVIGGNNPNFEKNAALANKLHKALEKKYPGISRGVMKQGGSTHNGIYNQDLSGNAMLIEVGGVDNTFEEMYLTVDAFSDVFSEFYWDAKAVDKTSGEPEAK, from the coding sequence ATGAAAAGAAGAAATTCCCCAGGGATCATAACAGCCATTCACGGAACAACGATCATAAAAACATTTCTAGGTATTCTCGCCTTGCTTCTTTTTGTTTTTTCAATCAGTGGGGTCATGACTTCCCTGAAACCGGAGTATCGGATATCTTCCGATTCGGTACATACCGTAGCCAACCAATTTTCAGGGAAAATGCTGTTTTCGATGATGGCTAATGAAAACCAATACTTTTTTAACGCATTGCCTGAGGGCAAAAAAGAATCGGTGATCACGGATCAGCTGATAAAAGTATCAACCAACATATCATTGGAGGACCCGCGCAGTTTACTTGGCAGGGAACTTCCTGGTTTCTCGATTTTTGATAATGAGATTCTCGTGGCTGGAGAAGGAACGAATTATACGAACATGCCTTATGAATCCTCGCCGCCTGTGGACGTATTGAATGAAGACCGGGATGCATCCCTGCAAAATCTGGATGAAATTGAAGAACCTGAAAAGGGAGATGCCAACCAGCCTAACCAAACCACCAATGGGCGGAAGGTGGTCGAAATCTATCATAGCCACAATCGGGAATCTTATCTTCCTTATCTAAAGGGTGTGACGAATCCGAATCTCGCCTATCACTCTCAAATTAACATAACGAAACTTGGGGAGCGAATGTCTAAGGATCTTGCTGATAAAGGAATCGGATCTTCGCTCGATAAAACGGATATCATGGGCAATTTGAATAACAAAGGACTGAACTACAACAAATCCTATCAAGAATCTCGAAAATCCGTTCAGACGGCTTTGGCCACTAACAAGGATTTGGAGTATCTCATTGATATCCACCGGGATTCGAAACGCAAAAAATATACGACGATTACGATTAACGGCAAGCAATATGCAAAAATCGCCTTCGTGATTGGCGGTAATAATCCTAACTTTGAAAAAAATGCCGCTCTTGCAAACAAACTGCATAAAGCCTTGGAGAAAAAATACCCAGGCATTTCCCGCGGGGTTATGAAACAGGGCGGATCTACCCATAATGGTATATATAATCAGGATTTATCAGGCAATGCCATGTTAATCGAGGTTGGCGGCGTGGACAATACTTTTGAGGAAATGTATTTAACCGTCGATGCCTTTTCAGACGTTTTCAGCGAATTTTATTGGGATGCGAAAGCGGTGGATAAAACGTCCGGAGAACCGGAAGCGAAGTAA
- the lepA gene encoding translation elongation factor 4: protein MNREEKLKRQSKIRNFSIIAHIDHGKSTLADRIIEKTNAMTQREMKSQLLDSMDLERERGITIKLNAIQLKYNAKDGEEYIFHLIDTPGHVDFTYEVSRSLAACEGAVLVVDAAQGIEAQTLANVYLALDNNLEIIPVINKIDLPSADPERVRGEIEEVIGLDASDAVLASAKAGIGIEEILEQVVELVPPPQGDPDAPFKALIFDSLFDAYRGVVAYIRVVEGSIKVGDKIKMMSTGKEFDVTELGVFNPKTQLLDELNVGDVGFLTAAIKNVGDTTVGDTVTSAVNSATEPLPGYRKMNPMVYCGLYPIDASKFNDLRDALEKLELNDSALQFEAESSQALGFGFRCGFLGLLHMEIIQERIEREFKIDLITTAPSVIYDVVQTDGTVLKVDNPSNMPDAQKIERVEEPYVKATMMAPTEFVGTIMEICQNKRGNFIDMEYIDETRVSIHYEIPLSEIVYDFFDQLKSNTRGYASFDYELIGYKPSKLVKMDILLNGETVDALSFIVHKDFAYERGKVIVEKLKKLIPRQQFEVPIQAAIGQKIVARSSISAMRKNVLAKCYGGDISRKRKLLEKQKEGKKRMKQVGSVEVPQEAFMAVLKMDDTTPKK, encoded by the coding sequence GTGAATAGAGAAGAAAAATTAAAAAGACAATCCAAGATTCGTAACTTTTCCATCATCGCTCATATTGATCATGGTAAATCTACATTGGCGGATCGCATCATTGAAAAAACGAACGCCATGACTCAGCGTGAAATGAAGAGTCAACTGCTGGATTCCATGGATTTAGAGCGTGAGCGTGGAATTACGATTAAATTGAATGCAATTCAATTGAAATATAATGCGAAAGATGGAGAAGAATATATTTTCCATCTGATCGACACACCGGGGCATGTCGATTTCACGTACGAGGTTTCAAGAAGCCTAGCAGCTTGTGAGGGTGCAGTCCTTGTCGTTGATGCAGCTCAGGGCATTGAAGCCCAAACGCTTGCTAATGTGTATTTGGCCTTGGATAACAACCTGGAAATCATTCCGGTCATTAATAAGATCGACTTGCCAAGTGCTGACCCGGAAAGGGTGCGTGGAGAAATTGAAGAAGTGATCGGCCTCGATGCTTCCGATGCGGTGTTGGCTTCGGCAAAAGCCGGTATTGGGATCGAGGAGATTCTGGAGCAGGTGGTTGAATTGGTGCCGCCGCCTCAAGGAGATCCGGATGCCCCTTTCAAGGCGCTTATTTTCGATTCATTGTTTGATGCCTATCGCGGTGTTGTTGCCTATATCCGTGTTGTCGAAGGTTCCATAAAAGTGGGCGACAAAATTAAAATGATGTCCACGGGCAAGGAATTTGATGTAACGGAATTGGGTGTCTTCAATCCAAAAACGCAGCTCCTCGATGAACTGAACGTGGGTGATGTTGGTTTCCTTACAGCGGCCATCAAAAACGTCGGCGATACGACGGTGGGTGATACGGTCACAAGTGCCGTGAACAGTGCTACAGAGCCGCTTCCAGGTTACAGGAAGATGAATCCGATGGTATATTGCGGGTTATATCCAATTGACGCATCGAAGTTCAATGATCTCCGGGATGCTTTGGAAAAACTGGAATTGAACGATTCAGCGCTTCAGTTCGAGGCGGAATCATCGCAAGCGTTAGGCTTCGGCTTCCGTTGCGGATTCCTTGGGCTTCTTCATATGGAAATCATTCAAGAACGGATTGAACGTGAATTCAAAATCGATTTAATCACCACTGCCCCAAGTGTTATTTACGATGTCGTCCAAACGGACGGAACGGTTCTGAAGGTAGATAACCCATCTAATATGCCTGACGCCCAAAAGATTGAACGCGTCGAGGAGCCATATGTAAAAGCAACGATGATGGCACCGACTGAATTCGTCGGGACCATCATGGAAATTTGTCAAAACAAACGCGGAAACTTCATTGACATGGAATATATCGATGAGACACGCGTGAGCATTCATTATGAAATACCATTATCGGAAATCGTGTATGATTTCTTCGATCAATTGAAATCGAATACGCGAGGCTATGCTTCCTTCGATTATGAGTTGATCGGTTATAAACCGTCCAAGCTTGTGAAGATGGATATCTTGCTAAATGGGGAAACGGTGGATGCCTTGAGCTTCATCGTTCATAAAGACTTTGCCTACGAACGCGGTAAAGTCATTGTTGAAAAACTGAAGAAATTGATTCCGAGACAACAATTTGAAGTGCCGATCCAAGCAGCCATCGGACAGAAAATCGTGGCCCGTTCCTCAATTAGTGCAATGCGCAAAAACGTATTGGCTAAATGTTACGGCGGAGATATATCTCGTAAACGTAAGTTGCTTGAAAAACAGAAAGAAGGTAAAAAGCGGATGAAGCAGGTAGGATCCGTTGAAGTGCCGCAAGAAGCTTTCATGGCTGTTTTGAAAATGGATGATACGACACCTAAGAAATAA
- the gpr gene encoding GPR endopeptidase, producing the protein MENHLDLSEYGIRTDLAIEAKEIALEHKGVVEEVDVSHIEGVIIKEKEVDELKVSLVEVTAEGEKEIGKKQGSYLTIEVQGIRQQDTDTQHRVEKVFANELAYFLQRNKITQEHSCLVVGLGNWNVTPDALGPAVIENLVVTRHLFELQPGSVKEGYRPVSAISPGVMGITGIETSDIIKGVIEKSKPDFLIVVDALAARSIDRVNSTIQITDTGIHPGSGVGNKRKELSQDTLGVPVIAIGIPTVVDAVSIASDTIDYILKHFGKELNEGDRPSRSLAPAGFSFGKRTKLTDEDMPGEKERQTFMGMIGVLPDDEKRKLIYEVLSPLGQNLMVTPKEVDVFIEDMANLIANGLNAALHKSINQDNAGYYTR; encoded by the coding sequence ATGGAAAATCATTTGGACCTTAGTGAATATGGAATTCGGACAGATTTGGCAATTGAAGCAAAGGAAATTGCCCTTGAACATAAAGGTGTCGTTGAGGAAGTGGATGTATCCCATATCGAAGGGGTCATCATAAAGGAAAAAGAAGTAGATGAGCTGAAGGTTTCCTTGGTCGAGGTCACGGCTGAGGGAGAAAAGGAGATCGGCAAAAAACAGGGCAGCTATTTGACGATCGAGGTCCAGGGGATTCGCCAACAGGATACGGATACACAGCACCGGGTGGAAAAGGTGTTCGCCAATGAACTGGCTTACTTCCTGCAACGGAATAAAATCACCCAAGAACACAGCTGCTTAGTTGTGGGACTTGGTAATTGGAATGTAACTCCCGATGCTCTGGGACCTGCAGTCATTGAGAATCTTGTCGTCACAAGACATTTGTTCGAGTTGCAGCCGGGGTCCGTTAAAGAAGGGTATCGGCCAGTCAGTGCGATTTCACCAGGTGTAATGGGGATTACCGGCATTGAGACGAGTGACATCATAAAAGGTGTCATCGAGAAAAGCAAACCGGATTTCCTGATTGTCGTGGATGCCCTGGCTGCACGCTCGATCGACCGTGTCAATTCCACGATCCAAATTACCGATACCGGCATTCATCCAGGTTCTGGTGTAGGGAATAAGCGGAAAGAGCTGAGTCAGGATACACTGGGGGTTCCCGTCATAGCGATAGGGATTCCCACGGTCGTCGATGCCGTATCGATTGCGAGCGATACGATCGATTATATTTTGAAGCACTTTGGCAAGGAGCTGAATGAAGGGGACAGGCCATCACGCTCCTTGGCACCTGCTGGATTTAGTTTTGGCAAGCGTACAAAGCTTACCGATGAGGACATGCCAGGGGAGAAGGAACGCCAAACTTTCATGGGGATGATCGGGGTTCTTCCCGATGACGAAAAACGGAAGTTGATCTATGAAGTGCTGTCACCTCTCGGGCAAAATTTAATGGTTACACCGAAGGAAGTCGATGTTTTCATTGAGGATATGGCTAATTTGATAGCGAATGGGCTTAACGCAGCCCTGCATAAATCAATCAATCAAGATAATGCCGGATACTACACCCGCTGA
- the hemW gene encoding radical SAM family heme chaperone HemW, whose protein sequence is MIKSAYLHIPFCEHICHYCDFNKVFLQGQPVDEYLEMMKREMALQLAKYPTTGLDTVFVGGGTPTSLNEKQLTFLCEAINETLPFDPEKAEYTFEANPGDLSREKLEILHQSGVNRLSFGVQSFNDELLKRIGRTHRASEVYETIALAQEVGFTNISIDLIYGLPGQTMADFEDTLDKALALQLPHYSSYSLIVEPKTVFYNQMRRGKLNLPPQELEASMYEKLMEEMEKHGNQQYEISNFARPGFESRHNLTYWDNVEYYGIGAGAHGYTGGKRVANHGPVKKYITPLLANQLPVLEEHHVPLHERMEEEMFLGLRKTEGVSMENFLDKFSVDMTEIFQKPLQEEVSKGLLMVKDGFVRLTEQGKLLGNEVFQSFLGVADSE, encoded by the coding sequence ATGATTAAAAGCGCCTATCTCCATATACCGTTCTGTGAACATATTTGTCACTATTGTGATTTTAATAAAGTATTCCTGCAGGGACAGCCTGTCGACGAATATTTGGAGATGATGAAGAGGGAAATGGCACTGCAGCTTGCCAAATACCCAACGACTGGATTGGATACCGTTTTCGTCGGCGGAGGAACACCGACCTCATTAAATGAAAAACAGCTCACATTCCTATGTGAAGCGATCAATGAAACCTTGCCATTCGATCCGGAAAAAGCGGAGTATACTTTCGAGGCTAATCCAGGGGACCTTTCGAGAGAAAAACTCGAGATCCTGCATCAATCGGGTGTCAATCGACTTAGCTTTGGCGTGCAAAGCTTCAATGATGAATTATTGAAACGGATAGGCCGGACTCACCGGGCTTCAGAGGTGTATGAAACGATCGCCTTGGCTCAAGAGGTGGGCTTCACGAATATCAGCATCGATTTGATTTATGGATTGCCCGGACAAACGATGGCAGACTTTGAGGATACGTTGGATAAAGCTCTTGCCCTCCAATTGCCGCACTATTCCAGCTACTCATTGATCGTTGAGCCAAAGACGGTTTTTTACAATCAGATGCGCAGGGGGAAATTGAACCTGCCGCCGCAGGAGCTCGAGGCCTCCATGTATGAGAAGCTCATGGAAGAGATGGAGAAGCATGGTAACCAGCAATATGAAATCAGTAATTTTGCCCGGCCTGGCTTTGAAAGCCGGCACAATCTGACATATTGGGATAATGTGGAGTATTATGGCATTGGTGCGGGTGCACATGGCTATACTGGAGGAAAGAGAGTGGCTAATCATGGGCCGGTGAAGAAATATATCACCCCGTTATTAGCAAATCAGCTGCCGGTTTTAGAGGAACATCATGTCCCGCTCCATGAACGGATGGAAGAGGAAATGTTTTTGGGCCTTCGAAAAACCGAGGGCGTTTCAATGGAGAACTTCTTGGATAAATTTTCTGTTGACATGACGGAGATTTTTCAAAAACCGCTCCAGGAAGAAGTGTCAAAGGGTCTTTTAATGGTGAAGGATGGCTTCGTCCGCTTGACTGAACAAGGGAAACTGCTAGGAAATGAAGTGTTCCAATCATTTTTAGGTGTTGCCGATTCTGAGTGA
- the dnaJ gene encoding molecular chaperone DnaJ translates to MSKRDYYEVLGLSKSASKDEIKKAYRKLSKQYHPDINKADDAADKFKEIKEAYEVLSDEQKKSHYDQFGHTDPNQGFGGQDFGGFGGFEDIFSSFFGGGGRRRDPNAPRQGADLQYTMTLSFEEAAFGKDTEIEIPREEDCDTCKGSGAKPGTKVETCSHCHGTGQLNVEQNTAFGRIVNRRACHHCQGTGKIIPHKCSTCGGDGKVQKRKKIQVKVPAGIDDGQQLRVTGQGEPGINGGPAGDLYVVFHVRSHEFFERDGDDIYCEMPVTFAQAALGDEIEVPTLHGKVKLKIPAGTQTSTRFRLKGKGVPNVRGYGQGDQHVVVLVVTPKKLTEKQKDLLREFSDISGQPDLDEQEDGFFSKVKRAFKDR, encoded by the coding sequence ATGAGTAAACGCGATTATTATGAGGTGTTAGGCCTTTCGAAGAGTGCTTCGAAGGATGAAATCAAAAAAGCGTACCGCAAGCTCTCCAAACAATATCACCCTGATATTAATAAAGCGGACGATGCAGCGGATAAGTTCAAGGAAATCAAGGAAGCTTATGAGGTATTGAGCGACGAACAAAAAAAGTCCCATTATGATCAATTCGGGCATACCGATCCGAACCAAGGATTCGGCGGTCAGGATTTCGGCGGTTTCGGCGGCTTTGAAGACATTTTCAGCAGCTTTTTTGGCGGCGGCGGACGTAGGAGAGATCCTAATGCACCACGCCAAGGGGCGGATTTGCAATATACCATGACGCTTTCGTTTGAAGAGGCGGCTTTCGGAAAAGATACCGAAATTGAAATTCCGCGTGAAGAGGATTGTGATACATGTAAAGGATCCGGCGCCAAGCCAGGGACTAAAGTCGAAACTTGTTCACATTGCCATGGAACCGGTCAATTGAATGTAGAGCAAAATACTGCGTTCGGCAGGATTGTGAACCGGAGAGCATGTCATCACTGTCAAGGAACAGGGAAAATCATTCCTCACAAATGTTCAACATGTGGCGGAGATGGAAAAGTTCAAAAACGTAAAAAGATTCAAGTCAAAGTGCCGGCCGGAATTGATGATGGGCAGCAGTTGCGGGTAACAGGTCAAGGGGAACCAGGAATCAATGGTGGTCCGGCTGGAGATCTATATGTTGTCTTCCACGTGCGCAGCCATGAATTCTTCGAGCGGGATGGCGATGACATTTATTGTGAAATGCCGGTCACGTTTGCCCAGGCAGCATTAGGGGATGAAATCGAGGTTCCCACTCTTCATGGAAAAGTGAAACTTAAGATTCCTGCCGGTACACAAACTAGTACCCGTTTCCGTTTGAAAGGCAAAGGTGTCCCGAATGTCAGGGGATATGGCCAAGGAGATCAGCATGTTGTCGTATTGGTGGTCACGCCTAAAAAATTGACGGAAAAACAAAAGGACCTGCTTCGTGAATTCAGCGATATCAGCGGGCAGCCAGATCTGGATGAACAAGAGGATGGCTTTTTCTCGAAAGTGAAGCGTGCTTTTAAAGATAGGTGA
- the grpE gene encoding nucleotide exchange factor GrpE, with protein sequence MTENKNEEQTLENETIEENAAEAVFAEEEIPAEQSESPVEKDELQLAQEKIAELQAKIEEMDNRYLRLQADFDNSRRRAKLDMEAAQKYRVQSIAGDLVEALDNFERATKIEAENEQTKSLLSGMEMVYKAITDALAKEGIEPISSVGEEFDPRLHQAVMQVQDENFGSNIVVEEFQKGYVLKDRVIRPAMVKVNE encoded by the coding sequence GTGACAGAAAATAAAAACGAAGAGCAAACATTGGAAAATGAAACAATCGAAGAAAACGCTGCAGAAGCGGTTTTCGCTGAAGAAGAAATTCCAGCGGAGCAAAGCGAGAGTCCGGTTGAAAAGGATGAGCTTCAATTGGCTCAGGAAAAGATTGCCGAGCTTCAAGCAAAAATCGAAGAAATGGACAACCGTTATCTTCGTCTGCAGGCCGATTTTGATAATTCTAGACGCCGTGCCAAGCTTGATATGGAGGCGGCTCAAAAATACAGAGTTCAAAGCATCGCTGGAGATTTAGTTGAAGCCCTTGATAATTTTGAAAGAGCTACAAAAATCGAAGCGGAAAATGAACAAACGAAATCCTTGCTTTCGGGCATGGAAATGGTTTACAAGGCGATTACAGATGCATTGGCCAAAGAAGGCATCGAGCCGATCAGCTCGGTTGGTGAAGAGTTCGATCCTCGTTTGCATCAAGCGGTCATGCAGGTTCAAGATGAAAACTTCGGTTCTAATATCGTCGTGGAGGAATTCCAAAAAGGATATGTGCTTAAGGACCGAGTGATCCGACCAGCAATGGTGAAAGTGAACGAATAA
- the rpsT gene encoding 30S ribosomal protein S20 codes for MPNIKSAIKRVKINDKKRVQNITVRSTMRTTVKNAEVALAGENVEAAKEALLTAAVKLDKAASKGLIHKNAAARKKSRLAKRLNALNA; via the coding sequence ATGCCAAACATTAAATCTGCTATTAAACGTGTGAAAATCAACGACAAAAAACGCGTACAAAACATTACAGTTCGATCTACTATGCGTACTACAGTGAAAAATGCTGAAGTTGCATTAGCTGGTGAAAACGTTGAAGCTGCTAAAGAAGCCCTATTAACAGCTGCTGTGAAATTAGACAAAGCTGCATCTAAAGGATTAATCCATAAAAATGCGGCAGCCCGTAAAAAATCTCGTTTAGCGAAAAGACTTAACGCTCTTAACGCATAA
- the hrcA gene encoding heat-inducible transcriptional repressor HrcA: MLTDRQLLILQVIIEDFIHSAQPVGSRSLSKKDEITFSSATIRNEMSDLEEMGFLEKTHTSSGRIPSEKGYRYYVDHLLSPQAPKKNEMKLLKSVFVERIYELEKIVQKSAKILSELTNYTAIVLGPKVNEHKLKKIQIIPLSPETAIAIIITDTGHVENRMISLPPSFDINEIEKMVNILNARLVDVPLVDLKDKIYKEVAVLLSRHIHNYGSMVSVLADTLTDTKPEKIFFGGKTNMLRQPEFHDIAKVSTLLSMIEQEQGFYELITQNPSGIHVRIGRENQNTVLDDCSLITATYSIGQEQVGTLAILGPTRMEYSRVISLLSFFSKDLTALMTKLYQK; the protein is encoded by the coding sequence ATGCTAACTGATCGTCAATTGTTGATTCTACAAGTGATAATCGAGGATTTTATCCATTCAGCCCAGCCAGTCGGGTCACGAAGCTTGTCGAAGAAGGATGAAATTACGTTCAGCTCTGCGACAATCCGCAATGAAATGTCCGATCTTGAAGAAATGGGCTTTTTAGAAAAAACCCATACATCTTCCGGTAGGATTCCTTCTGAAAAAGGGTATAGATATTATGTGGATCATTTACTTTCTCCTCAAGCTCCGAAAAAGAATGAAATGAAATTATTGAAATCCGTTTTTGTAGAACGAATTTATGAATTGGAAAAGATCGTTCAAAAGTCAGCGAAAATCCTTTCGGAACTGACGAATTATACGGCTATAGTGCTTGGGCCGAAAGTGAATGAACATAAGCTTAAGAAAATCCAGATCATTCCCTTGAGTCCCGAGACTGCGATTGCCATCATCATTACCGATACAGGTCATGTGGAGAATCGAATGATTTCCCTGCCACCCTCCTTCGATATAAACGAAATCGAAAAGATGGTAAACATATTGAATGCCCGTCTGGTCGACGTTCCTTTAGTGGATTTGAAGGATAAGATTTATAAGGAAGTGGCCGTTTTGTTAAGCCGCCACATTCATAACTATGGATCGATGGTTTCCGTCCTTGCGGATACCCTGACGGACACCAAGCCCGAAAAGATCTTTTTCGGCGGGAAAACGAATATGCTGAGGCAGCCGGAGTTCCATGATATCGCTAAAGTCAGCACGCTTTTATCCATGATTGAGCAAGAGCAAGGGTTTTATGAACTCATTACCCAAAACCCATCCGGCATTCACGTCAGGATAGGCCGCGAAAATCAAAACACGGTGCTTGATGATTGCAGCTTGATTACCGCAACTTACTCAATTGGGCAGGAGCAAGTCGGCACATTAGCCATATTGGGACCGACGAGGATGGAATATTCGAGGGTGATCAGTTTGCTTTCGTTTTTCTCGAAGGATTTGACTGCGCTCATGACAAAACTGTATCAAAAATAG
- the dnaK gene encoding molecular chaperone DnaK, whose protein sequence is MSKIIGIDLGTTNSCVSVLEGGEPKVIPNPEGNRTTPSVVAFKNGERQVGEVAKRQAITNPNTIISIKRHMGTNHKEVIEGKEYSPQEVSAIILQYLKSYAEEYLGEKVTKAVITVPAYFNDAERQATKDAGQIAGLEVERIINEPTAAALAYGLDKTEEDQTILVFDLGGGTFDVSVMELGDGVFEVKSTAGDNRLGGDDFDQVIIDYLVEAFKKENGIDLSKDKMAVQRLKDAAEKAKKDLSGVTSTQISLPFITAGDAGPLHLDVTLTRAKFDELSSGLVERTMGPTRQAMKDAGLSASEIDKVILVGGSTRIPAVVEAIKKEIGQEPSKGVNPDEVVAMGAAIQGGVLTGDVKDVVLLDVTPLSLGIETMGGVFTKLIDRNTTIPTSKSQVFSTAADNQTAVDIHVLQGERPMSADNKTLGRFQLSDIPPAPRGIPQVEVTFDIDKNGIVNVRAKDLGTNKEQAITIKSSSGLSDEEIDRMVREAEENADSDKQRKEEVELRNEADQLVFQTEKTLKDLEGKVDEAEVTKANEAKDELKAAIEKNELEEIRVKKDALNEIVQALTMKLYEEAAKAQQAGEAGAGEADAKDDNVVDAEYTEVNEEEKK, encoded by the coding sequence ATGAGCAAGATTATTGGTATTGACTTAGGTACAACAAACTCTTGTGTATCTGTACTTGAAGGCGGGGAACCAAAAGTAATCCCGAATCCAGAAGGAAACCGTACAACTCCATCCGTAGTGGCATTCAAAAATGGAGAAAGACAAGTAGGGGAAGTGGCAAAACGCCAAGCGATCACGAACCCTAACACGATCATTTCCATTAAACGTCATATGGGTACTAACCATAAAGAAGTGATTGAAGGAAAAGAATATTCCCCTCAGGAAGTTTCGGCAATCATCCTTCAATACTTGAAATCTTATGCTGAAGAATATTTAGGTGAAAAAGTTACGAAAGCGGTCATCACTGTGCCTGCTTACTTCAATGATGCAGAACGTCAAGCAACGAAGGACGCTGGGCAAATTGCCGGTCTAGAAGTGGAACGTATCATCAACGAACCGACAGCTGCAGCACTTGCATACGGCTTGGATAAAACGGAAGAAGATCAAACGATCCTTGTATTCGACCTTGGCGGCGGTACATTCGACGTATCCGTCATGGAACTTGGCGATGGCGTATTCGAAGTGAAATCCACTGCTGGTGACAATCGTCTTGGCGGAGATGATTTCGACCAAGTCATCATCGATTATTTAGTGGAAGCATTCAAGAAGGAAAACGGAATAGACCTTTCCAAAGACAAAATGGCCGTTCAACGTTTGAAAGATGCAGCTGAAAAAGCGAAAAAGGATCTTTCCGGTGTAACATCCACACAAATTTCATTGCCATTCATCACAGCTGGGGATGCTGGCCCGCTTCACTTGGATGTAACATTGACTAGAGCTAAATTCGATGAGCTTTCTTCAGGCCTTGTCGAGCGCACGATGGGACCTACTCGTCAAGCAATGAAAGATGCAGGTCTTTCAGCATCTGAAATCGATAAAGTCATCCTTGTTGGTGGATCTACGCGTATTCCTGCAGTTGTTGAAGCGATCAAAAAGGAAATCGGCCAAGAGCCAAGCAAAGGTGTCAACCCTGATGAAGTAGTGGCTATGGGTGCAGCCATTCAAGGTGGCGTATTAACAGGAGATGTTAAAGACGTCGTTCTTCTTGACGTAACTCCACTTTCACTTGGAATTGAAACGATGGGCGGCGTATTCACGAAATTGATCGACCGTAATACAACGATTCCAACTAGTAAATCCCAAGTATTCTCGACTGCTGCCGATAACCAAACAGCTGTTGATATCCATGTTCTTCAAGGTGAGCGTCCAATGTCAGCGGATAACAAGACGCTTGGCCGTTTCCAATTGAGTGACATCCCACCGGCACCGCGCGGGATTCCACAAGTTGAAGTTACATTTGATATCGATAAAAATGGTATCGTAAACGTTCGTGCCAAGGATCTTGGCACAAACAAGGAGCAAGCGATCACGATCAAATCATCTTCAGGCCTTTCAGATGAAGAAATCGACCGCATGGTACGCGAAGCGGAAGAAAATGCTGATAGCGATAAGCAACGTAAGGAAGAAGTGGAGCTTCGCAATGAAGCCGATCAATTAGTCTTCCAAACGGAAAAAACGCTTAAAGATCTAGAAGGTAAAGTGGACGAAGCGGAAGTAACGAAAGCTAACGAAGCGAAGGACGAACTGAAAGCTGCCATCGAGAAAAACGAGCTTGAAGAAATCCGCGTGAAAAAAGATGCACTGAACGAAATCGTTCAAGCATTGACAATGAAGCTTTATGAAGAAGCGGCAAAAGCTCAGCAAGCTGGCGAAGCTGGTGCTGGTGAAGCCGATGCTAAAGACGATAACGTCGTTGATGCAGAATACACAGAAGTTAACGAAGAAGAGAAAAAATAA